The following proteins are encoded in a genomic region of Drosophila miranda strain MSH22 chromosome 4, D.miranda_PacBio2.1, whole genome shotgun sequence:
- the LOC108163314 gene encoding phospholipase B1, membrane-associated: MSNIACFLWLLSLLLLMSPISTSNSRRIRGENRSDRLLADIGVHAQRYDPRKLENGLQQYTTFDRDLRHLFVGTRRVLLNFALRNIEDLKNRNMREGKIQLPISKRKPFPCPANNSRSDSPPTSVERLRPGDIDIIAAFGDSLSAGNGILSNNFMDMINEFRALSFSGGGLENWRKYVTLPNILKIFNPKLYGFSVANSLVVNHPSSRFNIAEPMIMSRDLPFQARVLIDLLHRDPNVDMQRHWKLLTVYVGNNDLCSDMCHWDEPQALLDQHARDLRQAFRLLRDNVPRLLINLIVVPNILLTLKTMKEIPFQCFVVHRVGCHCLMNDRLNRTQQSQLMDTLQRWQQVDLEVARLPEFHREDFAVVAHPMLANITAPRLKNGFTDWRFFSHDCFHFSQRGHAIISNMLWNSMLLPDDRKPRPFIIPGLFESTVCPSEEQPYFAVRPG; encoded by the coding sequence ATGTCAAATATCGCCTGCTTTTTGTGGTTGCTCTCATTGTTGCTTTTGATGAGTCCCATTTCAACATCGAACAGCCGACGAATCCGAGGAGAGAATCGCTCCGACCGACTCCTAGCGGACATAGGAGTCCATGCGCAGAGGTACGATCCAAGAAAACTGGAGAATGGTTTACAGCAGTACACTACCTTCGACAGAGATCTACGACATTTATTCGTGGGCACGCGACGAGTTTTGTTAAATTTTGCACTGCGAAATATCGAGGACCTAAAGAATCGAAACATGCGCGAGGGAAAGATACAGCTACCGATCTCCAAGAGGAAACCATTTCCATGTCCAGCGAACAACTCGAGATCCGACAGTCCCCCCACATCGGTGGAGAGGTTGCGCCCTGGAGATATCGATATCATAGCCGCCTTTGGGGACTCGCTATCGGCGGGAAATGGTATTCTATCGAATAATTTCATGGATATGATCAATGAATTTCGTGCCTTGAGCTTTTCCGGTGGGGGCTTGGAGAACTGGCGCAAGTATGTGACGCTCCCGAATATCCTAAAGATATTCAATCCGAAATTGTATGGCTTTTCGGTGGCCAATAGTTTGGTGGTCAATCACCCATCCTCACGCTTCAACATTGCCGAACCAATGATCATGTCGAGGGACTTGCCCTTTCAGGCCCGTGTCCTTATCGATCTGCTGCACCGCGATCCGAATGTGGATATGCAGCGACACTGGAAGCTGCTGACAGTCTATGTGGGAAACAATGACCTTTGCTCGGATATGTGCCACTGGGATGAGCCGCAGGCGCTTCTCGACCAACATGCCAGAGATCTGCGACAGGCCTTTCGCCTCCTGCGGGACAATGTGCCCCGTTTGCTCATCAATCTGATCGTGGTGCCAAATATACTCCTCACCCTGAAGACCATGAAGGAGATACCCTTCCAGTGCTTTGTGGTGCACCGCGTGGGCTGCCACTGTTTGATGAATGATCGCTTGAATCGGACGCAGCAAAGCCAACTCATGGATACCCTACAGCGCTGGCAGCAGGTGGATCTGGAGGTTGCCCGTCTGCCAGAGTTCCACCGCGAGGACTTTGCCGTTGTGGCGCATCCCATGCTGGCCAATATCACGGCTCCGAGGCTGAAGAATGGCTTCACCGATTGGCGTTTCTTCTCCCACGACTGCTTCCATTTCAGTCAGCGGGGGCATGCCATCATCTCGAATATGCTGTGGAACAGCATGCTCCTCCCCGACGATCGCAAACCGCGACCCTTCATCATTCCAGGGCTATTCGAGAGCACCGTGTGTCCCAGCGAAGAGCAGCCCTACTTTGCGGTGAGGCCTGGCTAA